From a region of the Lates calcarifer isolate ASB-BC8 unplaced genomic scaffold, TLL_Latcal_v3 _unitig_327_quiver_877, whole genome shotgun sequence genome:
- the LOC108894404 gene encoding retinal cone rhodopsin-sensitive cGMP 3',5'-cyclic phosphodiesterase subunit gamma, protein MNAAAAEGSKAAPPKFKQKETRQFKSKAPKAGQKGFDNDVPGMDGLGDSAVVCPWEAFGDMELSDLAQFGIV, encoded by the exons ATgaacgcagcagcagcagaaggctCCAAGGCCGCTCCTCCCAAGTTCAAGCAGAAGGAGACCAGGCAGTTCAAGAGCAAGGCTCCTAAAGCTGGACAGAAGGG GTTTGACAATGATGTACCAGGGATGGATGGTCTTGGAg aCTCTGCAGTGGTCTGCCCCTGGGAGGCGTTCGGTGACATGGAGCTGAGTGACCTGGCCCAGTTTGGCATCGTTTAG